A single region of the Tetragenococcus osmophilus genome encodes:
- a CDS encoding TetR/AcrR family transcriptional regulator has translation MQQLDLRVQKTHKALIEAFENLLHEKEFENISVTEICDAAMVRRPTFYNHFLDKYDFITFFIKHKMNEIFDFAIKNSNEEKDNFFIIVFEQLLDQFDNLLYLIFSIQMNANIIFELESVREYGKSMLGNRIKKGASDEELPIELSYKGQIIMGITIQSVFWYKEKRNQISREEIIELYTQTLEKFS, from the coding sequence ATGCAACAATTAGATTTAAGGGTTCAAAAAACTCATAAGGCACTTATAGAAGCATTTGAAAACTTATTACATGAAAAAGAATTTGAAAATATTTCAGTAACAGAAATATGTGATGCTGCTATGGTTCGACGACCAACTTTCTACAATCATTTCTTGGATAAATATGATTTTATAACCTTTTTTATTAAACATAAAATGAATGAAATATTTGATTTTGCTATCAAAAACTCAAATGAAGAAAAAGACAACTTTTTTATTATTGTTTTTGAACAACTATTGGATCAATTTGATAATCTCTTATATCTCATTTTCAGTATTCAAATGAATGCTAATATCATTTTTGAACTTGAAAGTGTGCGCGAGTACGGGAAGAGCATGCTAGGTAACCGCATAAAAAAAGGAGCTAGTGACGAAGAATTACCCATAGAGCTTAGTTATAAAGGACAGATCATTATGGGGATCACGATTCAATCCGTCTTTTGGTATAAGGAGAAAAGAAATCAAATTAGTCGTGAAGAAATTATTGAACTATATACACAGACTTTAGAAAAATTTAGCTAA